One region of Natronorubrum aibiense genomic DNA includes:
- the eno gene encoding phosphopyruvate hydratase, which yields MTLITDIRLRRILDSRGNPTVEADVITESGGFGRAAAPSGASTGEYEAVERPPTEAIAAAREHAVSRLVGEAYAGNQREVDSILHAADGTDDFSEIGANSAVAISMAAAKAGADVLGAPLFQHLGGAFRGENFPVPLGNVVGGGEHAADATDIQEFLVAPVGAPSVEDAVFANAAVHSTVADLLEDRDVPCGKGDEGAWAPSIDDSEAFEIVDEAVSIVEDDVGFSIGFGLDVAGAELYDADSETYEYSDTSRDTDEQIAYIADLVREYDLVYVEDPLDENDYDAFAELTDEVGDQTLICGDDLFVTNTDRLVDGIDRGAANSILIKPNQIGTLTDAFDAIELATQNGYDSVISHRSGETEDTTIAHLAVATDAPFIKTGAVGGERTAKLNELIRIADDAT from the coding sequence ATGACACTGATCACAGACATTCGACTCCGACGGATCCTCGATTCGCGTGGCAACCCCACCGTCGAGGCAGACGTCATCACCGAAAGCGGTGGATTCGGCCGTGCAGCGGCACCAAGTGGCGCCAGCACGGGCGAGTACGAGGCCGTCGAGCGACCGCCCACCGAGGCGATCGCCGCGGCTCGAGAGCACGCCGTCTCCCGACTCGTCGGCGAAGCCTACGCGGGCAACCAGCGGGAAGTCGACTCGATCCTGCACGCTGCCGACGGCACCGACGATTTCTCCGAAATCGGCGCCAACAGCGCCGTCGCCATCTCGATGGCCGCGGCAAAAGCCGGTGCCGACGTGCTCGGTGCGCCGCTGTTTCAGCACTTAGGCGGTGCGTTCCGTGGCGAGAACTTCCCGGTTCCACTCGGTAACGTCGTTGGCGGTGGCGAACACGCCGCTGACGCGACGGACATTCAGGAGTTTTTGGTCGCCCCGGTCGGCGCACCGAGCGTCGAAGACGCCGTCTTCGCCAACGCCGCCGTCCACAGCACCGTCGCGGACCTCCTCGAGGACCGTGACGTCCCGTGTGGAAAAGGCGACGAAGGCGCGTGGGCGCCGTCGATCGACGACAGCGAGGCCTTCGAGATTGTCGACGAAGCGGTCTCGATCGTCGAAGACGACGTTGGCTTCTCTATCGGCTTCGGACTTGACGTCGCTGGTGCGGAGCTGTACGATGCTGACTCGGAGACCTACGAGTACAGCGACACGAGTCGCGACACCGACGAACAGATCGCCTACATCGCGGATCTGGTCCGCGAGTACGATCTCGTCTACGTCGAGGACCCACTCGACGAGAACGATTACGACGCGTTCGCCGAACTCACCGACGAGGTCGGCGATCAGACGCTGATCTGTGGTGACGACCTGTTCGTCACGAACACCGACCGTCTCGTCGACGGGATCGACCGCGGCGCAGCCAACAGCATCCTGATCAAGCCAAACCAGATCGGGACGCTGACCGACGCCTTCGACGCGATCGAACTCGCGACGCAGAACGGCTACGACTCCGTTATCTCCCACCGCTCGGGCGAGACCGAGGACACGACGATCGCACACCTTGCCGTCGCAACCGATGCACCCTTCATCAAGACGGGTGCCGTCGGCGGCGAGCGAACCGCCAAGCTAAACGAGCTCATCAGAATCGCAGACGACGCGACATGA
- the rpsB gene encoding 30S ribosomal protein S2: MTDNDATQEGLDAAEDEIDEEPAEGAGPAADPADDVEPVDEQPADATEADADAEPADETEADDAGPTLDDDVMSDEEADLLIPVEDYLGAGVHIGTQQKTNDMERFIHRVRTDGLYVLDVSKTDGRIRTAADFLSNYNPEQILVTSSRQYGRFPAEKFAEAVGARARTGRFIPGTLTNPKYDGYIEPDVLVVTDPIGDAQAVKEAITVGIPVIAMCDSNNQVSNVDLVVPTNNKGRKALSVVYWLLANEVLDRRGAEPSYSLEDFESMV, translated from the coding sequence ATGACAGACAACGACGCAACCCAGGAAGGGCTCGACGCTGCCGAAGACGAGATCGACGAGGAGCCAGCCGAAGGGGCTGGTCCCGCCGCCGATCCCGCGGACGACGTCGAGCCAGTTGACGAACAGCCCGCCGACGCCACCGAGGCCGACGCCGACGCAGAACCAGCCGACGAGACGGAAGCCGACGATGCCGGTCCGACCCTCGACGACGACGTGATGTCCGACGAGGAGGCCGACCTGCTCATCCCCGTCGAGGACTACCTCGGCGCTGGTGTCCACATCGGGACCCAGCAGAAGACCAACGACATGGAGCGGTTCATCCACCGCGTCCGGACCGACGGTCTCTACGTCCTCGACGTCTCGAAGACCGACGGCCGTATCCGCACGGCTGCGGACTTCCTCTCGAACTACAACCCAGAGCAGATTCTGGTCACCTCGAGTCGCCAGTACGGTCGGTTCCCGGCGGAGAAGTTCGCCGAAGCCGTCGGCGCTCGCGCCCGCACCGGTCGATTCATCCCGGGCACGCTGACCAACCCTAAATACGACGGCTACATTGAGCCCGATGTGCTCGTCGTTACGGACCCGATCGGCGACGCCCAGGCCGTCAAAGAGGCGATCACGGTCGGTATCCCGGTCATCGCAATGTGTGACTCGAACAACCAGGTCAGCAACGTCGACCTCGTCGTCCCGACGAACAACAAGGGTCGTAAGGCCCTTTCGGTCGTCTACTGGCTGCTCGCCAACGAAGTCCTCGACCGCCGCGGTGCCGAGCCATCGTACTCGCTCGAGGACTTCGAGAGCATGGTCTAG
- a CDS encoding DUF7285 family protein: MSRAARAQTEPLAVMALLTGIALYTVYLGSVLPGISDRTIEETAIERIRDALRGDGRGSVPVYRYTADPDKPLREALDQESLPNGKNTYIAIKGYENGEPIVFVSAHFDSDGDDLKERQVESTHPDYGPPREAGKSIRTGIATRPISIEVAKADVRGGTLHVEVW, encoded by the coding sequence ATGTCACGGGCAGCTAGAGCCCAGACCGAACCGCTGGCCGTGATGGCGCTTCTGACCGGCATCGCGCTGTACACCGTCTATCTCGGCAGTGTGCTCCCCGGTATAAGCGACCGCACGATCGAAGAGACGGCGATCGAGCGCATCAGAGACGCACTCCGAGGCGACGGCCGTGGCTCCGTTCCCGTCTACAGGTACACCGCCGATCCGGACAAACCGTTGCGCGAGGCGCTCGATCAAGAGTCACTCCCGAACGGCAAGAACACCTACATAGCGATCAAAGGCTACGAAAACGGTGAACCGATCGTTTTCGTGTCGGCACACTTCGATTCCGACGGCGACGATCTGAAGGAACGACAGGTCGAATCGACACATCCCGACTACGGTCCGCCTCGAGAGGCTGGCAAGTCGATAAGGACCGGGATCGCAACCCGGCCGATCTCGATCGAAGTGGCGAAGGCCGACGTTCGCGGCGGTACGCTGCACGTGGAGGTCTGGTGA
- a CDS encoding DUF7284 family protein, whose amino-acid sequence MNRRRFDAERGVSTVVDVTLALLLISASVAVVGTYLATASDEQTSSATGPDQTVAARSHGDIDGRSAARTTEVLSTSTITVTYSLEDVRDEDTFSEPIITNAHTYTRTDHGSALGLVADAAVTNHQLGGEPVLAYGDEYEDAVDWAIRHALLGADREFYIVAEWEPYDGAGINGTATAGERPPPTADVSSTTTTVASGFSAVDESKIEANWLEADDWWDGWIDEMADEHPKINDSSDVPGLEGSDNKSYAASGTVIGDEIVHGLFPPESSQYALEDQGIRRSLKVYHYQSIVETIGDFSFRSADTHRPLARSQARADEANRKVLVGQEGGYDVTDADALAAWIAANIPRAFADEFDEIDAHYDGDERDERKAELVAGAVATEDVTITIQTWDE is encoded by the coding sequence GTGAACCGCCGTCGATTCGATGCCGAACGTGGTGTCAGTACCGTTGTCGACGTCACGCTGGCACTGTTACTTATCAGTGCAAGCGTAGCCGTCGTCGGCACGTATCTGGCCACCGCTTCTGACGAGCAGACGAGCAGTGCCACCGGGCCGGATCAAACTGTAGCTGCCCGTTCTCATGGGGACATCGACGGCCGGTCAGCGGCCCGAACGACCGAGGTCCTGAGCACGTCGACCATCACTGTCACGTACAGTCTCGAGGACGTCCGTGATGAAGACACGTTCTCCGAACCGATCATCACGAACGCGCACACGTACACGCGAACCGACCACGGCTCGGCGCTCGGACTGGTCGCCGACGCCGCAGTCACGAACCACCAGCTCGGTGGTGAGCCCGTGCTGGCCTACGGCGACGAGTACGAGGACGCCGTCGACTGGGCGATTCGACACGCCCTGCTCGGTGCCGACCGAGAGTTCTACATCGTCGCCGAGTGGGAGCCCTACGACGGTGCTGGTATCAATGGCACGGCGACAGCCGGCGAACGACCACCTCCCACTGCGGACGTCTCGAGTACGACAACGACGGTTGCAAGCGGGTTTTCAGCAGTCGACGAGAGTAAAATCGAGGCAAACTGGCTGGAAGCTGACGACTGGTGGGACGGCTGGATCGACGAGATGGCCGACGAACACCCGAAGATCAACGATTCGTCGGACGTTCCTGGATTGGAAGGATCGGACAACAAGTCGTACGCGGCATCTGGCACCGTTATTGGCGACGAAATCGTCCATGGTCTTTTCCCGCCCGAATCGTCCCAGTACGCACTGGAAGATCAGGGAATCCGACGATCGCTCAAAGTCTATCACTACCAGTCGATCGTCGAGACTATCGGCGATTTTTCGTTCCGAAGTGCGGACACACATCGCCCGTTGGCTCGCTCGCAAGCACGGGCCGACGAAGCGAACCGCAAGGTGCTCGTCGGACAGGAAGGCGGTTACGACGTGACCGATGCGGACGCACTCGCCGCATGGATTGCGGCGAACATTCCGCGCGCCTTTGCCGACGAATTCGACGAGATCGACGCCCACTACGACGGCGACGAGCGTGACGAACGGAAAGCCGAGCTCGTCGCCGGTGCAGTGGCGACCGAAGACGTGACGATCACCATCCAGACCTGGGACGAATGA
- a CDS encoding DUF7286 family protein — translation MRRTRLHTISIADDDRARVPFAVIGVLLLVSSVLIVATLQTRHEPEIDRGTELAIDRAEAYAISELRHATVRATDEVVRSPVTTVDSGMDGVLDEKTAFEDQTRLTILTKATATLDGRTQAVGQGRSVEVSLPEVDDWTDPDDLERGLESVTLAEGDGIMDVTIEGVEFIVKDGNGDVETVVSRDLTVSVGMTMMALHERVEAYEAHLNTGMLEGVDQREGYGYDLAKRLWPLVWGKAYYDRLLGDPEDRAFENVTPNEHTEVMANDARLTAQQEVFGTQDEYGNRVMSGPLLCMSYDLSDSALDLGEKYDFDAIADDLHPDENVSTVEELCADGVITPDGELPDMPTVEEVVLGMLENVDKDGTIQGHPFADMSMYEMETGLGQDDLEGEMRTALNETGRFNEAYLEDYYGDSERSDVDDKNHNENALAETQDIQDNLNNLRSGAVQDLDNTDSVINDAYTVHGKLGTVSSSPSMDGLGHPLPPLPDEYDASNHTEVDRVYVTTNTDVEGSIDKVTEDSSRSGLKQSLVSIDVKVETRYETYRAWNNTTTNSSVDVWEHDNRYTDFTASFELDGEFAPGLETDPNSIEHVLDQGGSPDPYLGGPTNWGDAADEVTRAFFGQDFDSDSEFERWLSERVNNIESRNDFRDAINYDSSFDEDIQLSPRNEGTLHTYIVWEDLFEVHNETVTEIEPVEAEVMEMLTADESPIREMDESIAEMEAKHVDDRDNFENAPDVARMEARKVYFDNMCKYVDGLASGHERVTTGGRNLIDSLLGGFLDSVNEIINGPMNLVDEMLGTGEELLQDEDDAKIDTPDVLNDVHVTVDGSPTYHSSQVAVNQTEVPAVRAAGDGPLEIDDEMNFAPMGSGYENEIGHPGFPLIPWPPLFYLQVDAWQIELEGEYARFEVEATSGDPSVTDATTYIREDKHVTLETPDGNKLELGSTDPISYENSQTILVVVPAPQFLPQGAPGVGDNQQGGDAPGQLCHHFGAILVQISVQLITDQKMGTACDANLSMRIK, via the coding sequence ATGAGACGAACCCGACTACACACGATTTCGATCGCGGACGACGACAGAGCACGGGTCCCCTTCGCCGTTATCGGTGTCTTGCTCCTCGTGAGTTCCGTGCTGATCGTCGCGACACTCCAGACGAGACACGAGCCCGAGATCGACCGCGGCACGGAGCTGGCGATCGACCGCGCCGAAGCGTATGCGATCAGCGAACTCCGTCACGCGACCGTCCGTGCTACCGACGAGGTCGTCCGCTCACCGGTGACGACCGTCGATTCCGGGATGGACGGCGTTCTCGACGAGAAAACCGCCTTCGAAGATCAGACTCGCCTGACGATTCTCACGAAAGCCACTGCAACACTCGACGGTCGGACACAGGCCGTTGGGCAGGGTCGATCCGTCGAGGTGTCACTTCCTGAGGTCGACGACTGGACTGATCCGGACGACCTCGAGAGAGGGCTCGAGTCCGTCACGCTCGCGGAAGGCGACGGGATCATGGACGTGACGATCGAAGGCGTCGAATTCATCGTCAAAGACGGCAACGGCGACGTCGAGACGGTCGTCTCACGCGACCTCACCGTTTCGGTAGGGATGACCATGATGGCCCTCCACGAGCGTGTGGAGGCATACGAAGCGCATCTGAACACGGGCATGCTCGAGGGCGTCGACCAGCGGGAAGGATACGGGTACGATCTCGCAAAACGCCTGTGGCCGCTCGTCTGGGGTAAGGCCTACTACGATCGACTACTCGGCGACCCGGAAGATCGTGCGTTCGAGAACGTCACCCCGAACGAGCACACCGAGGTGATGGCTAACGACGCACGATTGACCGCCCAACAGGAGGTCTTCGGTACGCAAGACGAGTACGGTAACCGCGTGATGTCGGGGCCGTTGCTATGTATGTCGTACGACCTCTCGGATAGCGCACTCGATCTCGGCGAGAAGTATGATTTCGATGCTATTGCCGACGATCTCCATCCCGATGAGAACGTCAGTACCGTCGAGGAACTCTGTGCAGACGGCGTCATCACTCCGGACGGCGAGTTACCGGATATGCCGACTGTCGAGGAGGTCGTGCTGGGGATGCTCGAGAACGTCGATAAGGACGGTACGATCCAGGGCCATCCGTTCGCCGATATGTCGATGTACGAGATGGAAACCGGGCTTGGACAAGACGACCTCGAAGGCGAGATGCGAACAGCGCTCAACGAGACAGGTCGGTTCAATGAGGCGTATCTCGAGGATTATTATGGTGATAGTGAGAGGTCAGATGTTGATGATAAGAATCACAATGAAAACGCATTAGCAGAAACCCAAGATATCCAAGATAATCTTAACAATCTCAGGAGTGGTGCAGTTCAAGATTTGGATAATACAGATAGTGTTATCAATGATGCCTATACAGTGCATGGAAAGCTCGGAACCGTCAGCAGTTCCCCATCGATGGATGGTCTTGGGCATCCACTTCCTCCTCTGCCAGATGAATACGACGCCAGCAATCATACGGAAGTTGATCGCGTGTACGTGACGACCAATACCGATGTAGAGGGAAGTATCGACAAAGTCACCGAAGACAGCAGTCGTTCTGGTCTCAAGCAATCACTCGTCTCGATCGATGTCAAAGTCGAGACGAGATACGAGACCTATCGAGCGTGGAACAACACAACGACCAACTCTTCGGTCGATGTCTGGGAACACGACAACCGATATACGGATTTTACTGCCTCGTTCGAACTCGATGGTGAGTTTGCACCCGGTTTAGAGACCGATCCGAACAGTATCGAGCACGTGCTCGATCAGGGTGGTTCTCCAGATCCATACCTCGGCGGACCAACCAACTGGGGAGACGCCGCTGATGAAGTGACGAGGGCGTTCTTTGGACAGGACTTCGACAGCGACTCCGAGTTCGAGCGTTGGCTGAGTGAAAGGGTCAATAATATTGAGTCGCGAAACGACTTCAGGGATGCTATTAACTACGACAGCAGCTTCGACGAGGATATTCAACTCTCACCGCGTAACGAGGGGACACTACATACTTACATTGTCTGGGAGGACCTGTTCGAGGTGCATAACGAGACGGTAACCGAAATTGAACCGGTTGAGGCGGAGGTCATGGAGATGCTGACGGCTGACGAGAGCCCGATACGGGAGATGGACGAGAGTATCGCGGAAATGGAAGCGAAGCACGTGGATGACCGTGATAATTTCGAGAACGCACCGGATGTCGCTAGGATGGAGGCTCGGAAGGTGTACTTCGACAATATGTGTAAGTATGTTGATGGACTCGCCAGTGGACACGAGAGAGTGACGACTGGCGGCAGGAATCTCATAGACAGCCTCCTTGGCGGATTTCTAGATTCCGTCAATGAGATCATCAATGGCCCAATGAACCTCGTTGACGAAATGTTGGGCACCGGTGAAGAACTGCTTCAGGACGAAGATGATGCCAAAATCGACACTCCGGACGTACTGAACGATGTTCATGTCACTGTCGACGGCTCGCCGACGTATCACTCCTCACAGGTGGCGGTCAACCAGACCGAAGTGCCGGCCGTACGAGCGGCAGGCGATGGCCCGCTCGAGATCGACGATGAGATGAATTTCGCACCGATGGGTTCCGGGTATGAAAACGAGATCGGTCACCCGGGCTTCCCATTGATTCCATGGCCACCGCTGTTCTATCTACAGGTGGACGCGTGGCAAATCGAACTCGAAGGGGAGTACGCTCGCTTCGAAGTAGAGGCGACTAGCGGCGATCCATCGGTGACCGATGCGACGACCTATATCCGCGAGGACAAGCACGTTACACTCGAGACACCCGACGGTAACAAACTTGAGTTGGGATCAACCGATCCAATCAGCTACGAGAACAGCCAGACGATCCTCGTCGTCGTACCTGCACCGCAGTTCTTACCACAGGGCGCACCCGGTGTCGGTGATAATCAACAGGGTGGTGATGCACCAGGTCAGTTGTGTCATCACTTTGGGGCGATACTGGTCCAAATTTCGGTTCAATTGATAACGGATCAGAAAATGGGGACTGCTTGTGACGCTAACCTATCCATGAGAATTAAATAG
- the mvk gene encoding mevalonate kinase gives MAVSSAPGKVYLFGEHAVVYGEPAVPCAIEVRARVGVEKRADSKLRIHAEDLSLDGFTVEYGGTADGPPDVDVSESLLTAAMGYVDEAIEQVRDVTGEEDVGFDVTIESEIPLGAGLGSSAAVVVAAIDAGTREFGTTLEIDELAERAYQTEYEVQGGQASRADTFCSATGGAVRVEGDDCRSIEAPDLPIVIGFDGGAGDTGELVAGVRQLREQYDFAADTVDAIGDIVRNGEEALEEGDLEELGRLMDFNHGLLSALGVSSRSLDSMVWAARDAGADGAKLTGAGGGGCIVALDPTDETETALSYTPGCADAFRAELAETGVKRLE, from the coding sequence ATGGCAGTCTCGAGCGCTCCCGGGAAGGTGTATCTGTTTGGGGAGCACGCGGTAGTCTACGGCGAGCCCGCGGTTCCGTGCGCCATCGAGGTACGGGCGCGGGTTGGCGTCGAGAAACGGGCAGACAGCAAACTGCGGATTCATGCCGAAGATCTCAGTCTGGATGGGTTCACGGTGGAGTACGGTGGGACGGCCGATGGGCCGCCCGACGTCGACGTTTCGGAGTCGCTGCTGACTGCGGCGATGGGATACGTCGACGAAGCGATCGAGCAGGTTCGAGACGTCACTGGTGAGGAAGACGTTGGCTTCGATGTAACAATCGAAAGTGAGATCCCGCTCGGAGCAGGCCTCGGTTCGTCCGCGGCCGTCGTCGTTGCCGCGATCGACGCCGGAACCCGCGAATTCGGCACGACGCTCGAGATCGACGAACTCGCCGAGCGAGCCTATCAGACCGAGTACGAGGTACAAGGTGGACAGGCCTCCCGAGCCGACACGTTCTGTTCGGCGACGGGCGGTGCCGTCCGAGTCGAAGGCGACGACTGCCGGTCGATCGAGGCCCCTGACCTGCCGATCGTCATCGGATTCGACGGTGGGGCCGGCGACACCGGTGAACTCGTGGCGGGCGTGCGGCAGTTGCGCGAGCAGTACGACTTTGCAGCGGATACCGTCGATGCGATCGGAGACATCGTTCGAAACGGTGAAGAGGCCCTCGAGGAAGGTGATCTCGAGGAACTCGGTCGGCTAATGGACTTCAATCACGGACTCCTGTCGGCGCTCGGCGTCTCCTCGCGCTCGCTCGATTCGATGGTCTGGGCGGCCCGCGACGCCGGTGCTGACGGCGCAAAGTTGACAGGTGCCGGCGGCGGCGGCTGTATCGTCGCACTCGACCCGACCGACGAGACCGAGACGGCCCTGTCGTACACGCCGGGCTGTGCGGACGCTTTCCGCGCTGAACTCGCCGAAACCGGGGTGAAGCGCCTCGAATGA
- a CDS encoding isopentenyl phosphate kinase, whose amino-acid sequence MIVLKLGGSVITDKERPETLDGDSLKQATDAVASALAGEKLVIVHGGGSFGHHNASEHGVSTTEGTHDAAALLDIHGAMKTLNQFVLSRLLERDVQAVPVHPLSTAHRDDSGDLELPTGQIETMLEEGFVPVLHGDVIAHAGAGATIVSGDELVVELARALEADRIGLCSTVPGVLDADDAVINRISAYGDVESVLGASDTTDVTGGMAAKVRALLALEAEASIFGLEGLKSFLHGENAGTTIE is encoded by the coding sequence ATGATCGTCCTGAAACTCGGCGGCAGCGTCATCACGGACAAAGAGCGGCCGGAAACGCTCGATGGAGACTCACTCAAGCAGGCGACCGATGCCGTCGCGAGCGCACTCGCCGGTGAGAAGCTCGTGATCGTTCACGGTGGCGGCAGCTTCGGGCATCACAACGCCAGCGAACACGGTGTAAGCACGACCGAGGGAACGCACGACGCTGCGGCGCTCCTCGATATCCATGGGGCGATGAAAACCCTGAACCAGTTCGTATTGAGCCGACTGCTTGAGCGCGACGTGCAAGCAGTCCCGGTCCATCCGCTCTCGACGGCGCATCGCGATGACAGCGGCGACCTCGAGTTACCGACCGGTCAGATCGAAACGATGCTGGAAGAGGGGTTCGTGCCCGTCCTCCACGGCGACGTGATCGCCCACGCTGGTGCAGGTGCGACCATCGTCAGCGGCGACGAACTGGTGGTCGAACTGGCTCGAGCGCTCGAGGCCGATCGAATCGGTCTCTGTTCGACAGTACCCGGGGTGTTGGACGCAGACGATGCAGTTATCAATCGGATCTCGGCCTACGGGGACGTCGAGTCGGTTCTCGGTGCCAGCGACACGACTGACGTCACCGGCGGGATGGCAGCGAAGGTACGGGCATTGCTCGCGCTCGAGGCCGAAGCCTCGATTTTCGGCCTCGAGGGGCTGAAATCGTTCCTCCACGGCGAGAACGCCGGGACAACGATCGAGTAA
- a CDS encoding ribonuclease J, with translation MEIEIATIGGYEEVGRQMTAVRAGDDVVIFDMGLNLSQVLIHDNVETERMHSLDLIDMGAIPDDRVMSDLEGDVQAIVPTHGHLDHIGAISKLAHRYNAPVVATPFTIELVKQQIEGEQKFGVENDLIKMDAGETMSIGDSGKVELEFVNVTHSIIDAINPVLHTPEGAIVYGLDKRMDHTPVIGDPIDMKRFREIGREGEGVLCYIEDCTNANKKGRTPSENVAREHLRDVLYSMEDYDGGIVATTFSSHISRVTSLVEFAKDIGRQPVLLGRSMEKYSGTAERLDFVDFPDDLGMFGHRKSVDRTFKRIMNEGKEDYLPVVTGHQGEPRAMLTRMARGETPYQLDDGDKVVFSARVIPEPTNEGQRYQAEKLLGMQGARIYDDIHVSGHLCQEGHYEMLDALQPQHIIPAHQDLKGFSGYVSLCENEGYQLGRDVHVTRNGNLIQIVD, from the coding sequence ATGGAAATCGAAATCGCAACAATCGGCGGCTACGAAGAAGTCGGGCGGCAGATGACTGCTGTCCGCGCCGGTGACGACGTCGTCATCTTTGACATGGGCCTGAACCTCTCGCAGGTTCTGATCCACGACAACGTCGAAACCGAACGGATGCACAGCTTGGACCTGATCGATATGGGCGCGATCCCGGACGACCGGGTCATGTCGGACCTCGAGGGCGACGTGCAGGCGATCGTCCCGACCCACGGCCACTTAGATCACATCGGCGCGATCAGCAAACTCGCGCATCGGTACAACGCGCCGGTCGTCGCGACGCCGTTCACGATCGAACTGGTCAAACAGCAAATCGAAGGCGAACAGAAATTCGGCGTCGAGAACGACCTGATCAAGATGGACGCCGGCGAGACGATGTCGATCGGCGACAGCGGAAAGGTCGAACTTGAGTTCGTCAACGTCACCCACTCGATCATCGACGCGATCAACCCCGTCCTCCACACGCCCGAGGGGGCGATCGTCTACGGACTGGACAAACGAATGGACCACACGCCGGTCATCGGCGACCCGATCGACATGAAGCGGTTCCGGGAGATCGGTCGTGAGGGTGAAGGCGTGCTCTGTTACATCGAGGACTGTACCAACGCGAACAAGAAGGGCCGAACGCCCTCCGAAAACGTCGCCCGCGAACACCTCCGGGACGTCCTCTACAGCATGGAGGATTACGACGGCGGGATCGTCGCCACGACGTTCTCGAGTCACATCTCGCGTGTGACGAGCCTCGTCGAGTTCGCCAAGGACATCGGCCGCCAGCCCGTGTTGCTCGGCCGATCGATGGAGAAGTACTCGGGAACCGCCGAGCGACTCGACTTCGTCGACTTCCCTGACGATCTCGGGATGTTCGGCCACCGCAAATCCGTCGACCGCACGTTCAAGCGGATCATGAACGAGGGCAAAGAGGACTACTTGCCCGTCGTCACCGGCCACCAGGGAGAGCCACGAGCGATGCTCACCCGGATGGCCCGCGGTGAGACGCCGTACCAACTGGACGACGGCGACAAGGTCGTCTTCTCTGCGCGTGTCATTCCGGAGCCGACCAACGAAGGCCAGCGCTATCAGGCGGAAAAGCTGCTCGGCATGCAGGGCGCTCGCATCTACGACGACATCCACGTCTCGGGCCACCTCTGTCAGGAGGGCCACTACGAGATGTTAGACGCACTCCAGCCCCAGCACATTATTCCCGCCCACCAGGATCTCAAAGGGTTCTCCGGCTACGTGAGCCTCTGTGAGAACGAGGGCTATCAGCTCGGACGGGACGTCCACGTCACGCGCAACGGGAACCTCATCCAGATTGTCGACTGA